The Saccharopolyspora gregorii genomic interval ACCTTGATCGCCCCGGCGCGGGGCAGCACCAGCTCCTCGGCGAAGGTGCCGCAGCCGGCGAAGCCGAAGACCGGCTGGGAGCCGACCTCGAAGCGCGGCGAGGTGAACGCGGCGACGGTGTGCACCGCACACAGGTGCGGCTGGCCGTGCAGGCATTCCCGGCAGGTCCCGCAGGGCGGGACGAAGGTGATGGTGACGTGGTCGCCGGGCACCAGGTCGGTCACCTGGTCGCCGACGGCGAGCACTTCCCCCGCGCCTTCGTGGCCCATCACGCCGGGGGCGAGCGCGGGAAGCGTGCCGTTCATCGCGGACAGGTCGCTGTGGCAGATGCCGGCCGCGCGGATCCGCACGTGCACTTCACCTGGCCCGGGAGCCACCACGGCCGCGTCCGCGCGGACGTGGAGCCGGTCGTCGCCGATCTGATCGAGCACCGCTGCTTCCACGGTCCTGTCCCCTCGTCGCGTCCACGCCCGCCGGAGCGGACCGTTGCCTGCGCCACACGGTAGAACTTGTTACCGTTCTGCTCAAGACCCGAGTTCATCCGGCCCCTCAACGAAGTACAACGCCCCTTTGGGGCACAGCTGCACCGCTTTGGTAACACGTTCTACCCGTTCGGCGGGGACGGGGCGGTGGACGTGTAGCCGCTCGTCCTCGTCCAGCTCGAAGACCTCCGGAGCGAGCCCGGCGCAGACCCCGTTAGCCTCGCACAGCTCCGGTCGCACGCCGATCTCCATGACCACCTCCGCACTCGTGGACCCCTGTCCGCGCGACGGATCGGCACCGGCCTCCTGCGAGGACAACGAGCCGCACCCGCCCCGGGACACCGTCCGGCCGCCGGATCACCCGAGCGGACCAGCGCGCCCCGCCCCGGCGAGGTTCCGAACCTAGAACGCGTTCCACGCTAACCGACCGGGACCTCCGGAATCGATGGATGACGACCGGTAGGAGGAA includes:
- a CDS encoding ferredoxin; its protein translation is MEIGVRPELCEANGVCAGLAPEVFELDEDERLHVHRPVPAERVERVTKAVQLCPKGALYFVEGPDELGS